A region from the Mycobacterium heidelbergense genome encodes:
- the mraY gene encoding phospho-N-acetylmuramoyl-pentapeptide-transferase: MRQILIAVAIALTVSILLTPVLIRLFTKQGFGHQIREDGPPSHRTKRGTPSMGGVAILAGIWAGYLGTHLAGLAFDGEGVSASGLLVLGLATVLGAVGFVDDLIKIRRSRNLGLNKTAKTVGQIAAAVLFGVLVLQFHNANGLTPGSADLSYVREIATVTLAPGLFVLFCVVIVSAWSNAVNFTDGLDGLAAGAMAMVTAAYVLITFWQYRNACVTAPGLGCYNVRDPLDLALIAAATAGACIGFLWWNAAPAKIFMGDTGSLALGGIIAGLSVTSRTEILAVVLGSLFVAEVTSVVLQILAFRTTGRRVFRMAPFHHHFELIGWAETTVIIRFWLLTAITCGLGVALFYGEWLAAIGA; encoded by the coding sequence ATGAGACAGATCCTCATCGCCGTCGCCATCGCGCTGACCGTGTCCATCCTGTTGACCCCCGTGCTGATCCGGCTGTTCACCAAGCAGGGATTCGGCCATCAGATCCGCGAGGACGGACCGCCCAGCCACCGCACGAAGCGCGGCACGCCGTCGATGGGTGGTGTCGCGATCCTGGCCGGCATCTGGGCGGGCTACCTGGGCACGCACCTCGCGGGGCTGGCGTTCGACGGCGAGGGCGTCTCCGCGTCGGGCCTGCTGGTGCTGGGGCTGGCCACCGTGTTGGGCGCCGTCGGGTTCGTCGACGACCTGATCAAGATCCGCCGGTCGCGCAACCTCGGGCTGAACAAGACGGCCAAGACGGTCGGGCAGATCGCGGCCGCCGTGCTGTTCGGCGTGCTCGTGCTGCAGTTCCACAACGCCAACGGCCTGACGCCGGGCAGCGCGGACCTGTCCTACGTGCGGGAGATCGCCACCGTCACGCTGGCTCCCGGGCTGTTCGTGCTGTTCTGCGTCGTCATCGTCAGCGCGTGGTCCAACGCGGTCAACTTCACCGACGGCCTGGACGGGCTGGCGGCCGGCGCCATGGCTATGGTCACCGCCGCCTACGTGTTGATCACCTTCTGGCAGTACCGCAACGCGTGCGTCACCGCGCCGGGCCTGGGCTGCTACAACGTGCGCGACCCGCTGGACCTGGCGCTCATCGCGGCCGCCACCGCCGGCGCCTGCATCGGCTTTTTGTGGTGGAACGCCGCGCCCGCCAAGATCTTCATGGGCGACACCGGGTCGCTGGCGCTGGGCGGCATCATCGCGGGCCTGTCGGTCACCAGCCGCACCGAGATCCTCGCCGTCGTGCTGGGTTCGCTGTTCGTCGCCGAAGTCACCTCGGTGGTGCTGCAGATCCTGGCCTTCCGCACCACCGGGCGCCGGGTGTTCCGGATGGCGCCCTTCCACCACCACTTCGAGCTGATCGGCTGGGCCGAAACCACGGTGATCATCCGCTTCTGGCTGCTCACCGCGATCACCTGCGGCCTGGGCGTCGCCCTGTTCTACGGTGAGTGGCTGGCCGCGATCGGTGCCTGA